Genomic segment of Phycisphaerales bacterium:
GGAACTGGAGGATCTCATGCCGCGCCTTAAAGTGATCGACCCCGCCACCGCATCCGGCAAGGCCCGCGAACTCTTCGAGGGACCACTGTCCAACAAGAAGCTCAACATCTACCGGGGCATCGCCAACAACCCCGGCGTGCTCGAGGCCTTCCTGAAGTTCTCCAGCGGCGTGCGGGCCGGCAGCCTGACGCCCGCCGAGCATGAACTGATCGCGCTGACCTGCGCCCAGGGCACGGGCTGCGCCTATTGCCTCGCGGCGCACACCAAACTCGCGGCCAAGGTGGGCATCGACGCAGCCGCCGCGGTTGATGCGCGCAAAGGCCGCGCCGCCGTCCCGCGCCACCAGGCCCTGCTGCGCTTTACCAACGCGCTCCTGGAGAAGCGAGGCTCGGTGAGCGATGCGGACCTGAACTCCTTCCGCCAGGCGGGCTTTGACGATGCAGCCGTGGTCGAGGCCATCGCCGCCGTCGCCGTGAACCTCTTCACGAACTACTTTAACGATGTGAATCACACGGAGATCGACACGATGTTCGACCCGGCGCCGCCGATCTGAGCGGCTGCCGCCACCGCCGCGCCGTGCGCGCTACGCCCCGAGCAGTTCGGCCTGGGGCGCTTCTCGCCGCGGATCGGTGCGCGCGATGATGTCCGACACGCCCTGCTGGTTGAAGCCCTTGTAGCCGTCGTTGCGCTCGAGGTTCTCGAGGTGGGATCCGATCGCGCCGGTCATGCGGAACTGGTTCGCCTGCGTCGGCGTGATCTGGCCTGCCTGGAGCAGGCGGTTGATGCGCGCGTCGGAAACTTTCCACCGCTCGCCCTCTGAGAAGGCCTGGCGCAGGTAGGGCAGATCGGTAAAGGGCGACATGGTGTTCACCCCCGCCGCCTGCAACTGGTCGCACAGCGCCTCGTGATCGAACTGGCATTCGAGGTGGTGCATGCCGGCCTGCAGGATCGACTCGCCGTGCAGGCCGCACCAGAGGCCGACGGTTCCGAGTTCGTGGCGCTCGGGCAGCGGTTCGTGCGCGAAGTCGCCGGCGACCTCTTCGGGCGAGAGATCGACGTCGGCGAAGACGACGATGCCGCACGCGGGCTGCTCAAGCACCTGCGCTCCCCACCCGGCTTCGGCGCCAGCGTAGAAGCGCTCGCGGGGCTTCATGCCCAGCCGCTCGAAGAGCGCGACGAGTTTGCGAAAGTGCTGGCGGGACGAGCGGAACGTGTGATGATCGTGGTTTGCCCAGCCCAGGCCCAGGGCATCCTGCCTTCCCTTTTGGATCCGCGCGGCGCGATTGCGGCGAGCCCAGTATTCTCGTTCTGCGGCGAAGAAGATGTCACAGGCCATGTCGGCGCCAAGATCGGCAATCGCCGCATCGACGAGCAGGCGGACGCGCGCGAAACCCTGGTCGTCATTCGGCCACTCGCGCTCGCGCCGGCGGAGCGACTCGTAGTGCCGGACCATCTGCAGGCTGCGCTGGGGCTGCGGCGGGGGCACGACGATGCTGCGCGAGCCGTGCCGCTCGATCGCCCAGAGGTCGGCCCCGTCGCCGTGGAAGACCGGCGCGCGGCGCACCGCCGCAAACGGCTCGCCTTCGATGACGTGGTCGTTGCTGATCATCCACGCGGCCATGAAGTCGGCCACCGACTCGACCTTGATGAACACGCGGTGGACTGTAGTGTCAGACACGGCGAACGTCGGAAACACGCCGCCTTCATGAGTAAGCACGCGCGTCGAACCCACGAGTTCGCGGCAGGCGAAGCCCACTTTGCCAAGCCGGTACTCCCAGTCATCGCTCGCGGGCACCTCGATCGAATCGATCCAGTCGATAAAGCGCGTCGCGGTTTCCTGGCGCATGCGCCGGGCCAATTCAGCAGCCCGCGGGCAGTGGGAGAGGAGGTGATCGACGACTTCGCGCACGAGTGCCTGCGCTTCGGGTTGAGGCTGCCAATGGAACTGCGCTTCTGCCATGGTGCTGATTGCTCGCTGCTGGTTGTTCCTGCGGGCTTTTACGATCCCGCCGCGACGGGCGAGGGCAAATCCTTGTAGCGCCGTATGGATTCTTCAATCTCCGCGTGGGCCGCGGCGGCGTCGTGCCAGCCGAGCGTCTTCACGTCGCCGGAGTCTTCCAGTTGCTTGTAGGTGGCGAAGAAGTGCTCTACCTCGCGCAGGAAGTGCGAGGGCACGCGCCACAGATCGCGGAATTCGGCGAACGTCGGATCGGTCGCGGGGACCGCGAGCACCTTGAAGTCGTTGTCGCCACGATCGGTCATGCGAAACAGCCCCAGCGGCCGGGCCTCGATGAGGCAGCCCGAAAACGTCGGCTCGTTGACCATGACGAGAATGTCAAGCGGGTCGTGGTCTTCGGCCAGCGTCTGCGGAATGAAGCCGTAGTCGCCGGGATAGTGCGCGGAGGAATAAAGGTAGCGGTCGAGTTTGAGAAGACCGGTGGTCTTGTCGAGTTCAAACTTGCTCCGCCGGCCCTTCGGGATTTCGACGATGACGTTGACGGTGTTCGGCACGTCGGGGCCGGGCGGCACGAGCATGAACGGGTTGATCGACGCGTGCTGCGGCGACATGGCGGACCTCGATCCAAGGTTCGTTCGGGAAGAGCAGATGATATGAGCCGGCAGACAGGCAGTGCACCTGGCGAACCGGACGCAGGTTTCCACCTTAGAATCTGCCGTGCCGATCGGGCGACTCATTCATTGGATCACGGGTTTTCGCCGCCGGCGCCGCCGCAAATTGCGCGCCCGGCCGTTCCCGCCGCCATGGCGCGGCATCCTGGAGCGGCGCAGCGGGTCGTGGCGGCGCCTGGGCCCGGCGGACCGGGCCGAACTGCTCGGCCACATTCAGGTCTTCCTCGCCGAGAAGAATTTCGAGGGCTGCGGCGGACTGGCGATCACCGACGAAATCCGCGTGACCATCGCCGCGGAAGCCTGCGTGCTGCTGCTCCACCGCGAAGATGAGTACTTCCCGCTGCTGCGTTCGGTGCTGGTGTATCCGACCGAATACGTCGCGCCCACCCTGGAGCACCTTGACGACGGCACGGTCGCGGAGGATCATCAGCCGCGACTGGGCGAGTCATGGGACCAGGGCTCGCTCGTGCTGTCGTGGGCTGATGTGCTCAGCGGCGCGGAGAACGCTCGCGACGGGCACAACGTCGTGCTGCACGAGTTCGCGCATCAGATCGACGAGCAATACGGCCTGTCGGAGGCCGATCCGCGCACCGCGCCCAACGACGCCGCCCGGCAGTGGGCGGAGGTCTTCGGCCGCGCGTTCGACCGGTTCGTCGGCGAGGTCCATCGTGGCCGCGCCGGGCCGATCGACCCTTACGGCGCGACGAATGAAGCCGAGTTCTTCGCGGTCGTCACCGAGACGTTCTTTGAGCGGCCGGCTGATCTGCGCCGGTACGACACCGATCTGTACGACCAGTGGTCGCGCTTCTACCGGCAGGATCCGATCTCCTGGCGCTCCTGATCGCGTCAGCGGATGTAAGTGGCGAGCGTGCGCTCGAGGATCGCCGGCAGGCTGAATCTTTCGCGGATCACTTCGCGCCCGGCCCGGCCCAACTGATCGCGCAACTCCGGCGCGTTGAGCAGACGACTGACGGCGGCGGAGAGTGCGCCGACGTCGCCGCGATCGGCCAGCAGCCCCGTCCGCTCATGCTCGATGATTTCCGCCGTGCCGCCTGCGTCGGTGGCGACGACGCCCTTGGCCAGGGCAAGCGCTTCGAGCAGGCAGTTGGGCGTGCCTTCATGATCAGAAGTCAGCAGCACGACATCCGCGGCAGCAAGCAGCGTGCGCACATCGCGCCGCTGACCCAGCAGATGAACAGCGCTCTCCAGGTGCAGCGACTCGATTCGACGCTGAATTGAGGCGGCGAGCGGGCCGACGCCGACGAGCGCCGCCGTGCAGTCGGCGTGCACGAGTCGCAGCCGGCGGATGACTTCGACGAACACATCCGGCCGCTTCTCCTGCGATAGGCGCATCACGGCGACCACGAGCGGCTGATGGGGCGCGACGCCGAGTCGCTCGCGAGCGGCGATGACATCATCGGCCGCCGGCGCGTCGAATGCCTCGGGCGGGACGGCGTTGCGCAGAAGCACGAACCGGTGCGGCTCGATGCCGATCCACCGCGCGTAGTCTTCGATTCCCGCTTTCGAATTGCCGACCAGCGTGATGCGCGACTCACCCGCGAGCAGGAGATAGCACGGCTGCATCCACGGCTTGTGGAGGTGGGGAAAGTGAGCCGGGTTGACGTTGCGCGTGGAGAGAATGATGCGCGGCACACCGGCGATCAACCCCGCGATGCCTCCCAGCACGTTGGGCTCATCCAGCCAGCAGTGCAGCACGTCGGGCGGGTGCGCGAGCAGTTCGGCGAGCACGTCGAGCACTCCGTCGCGAATGCAGGTCGGCGTGGCGCGGATGAGTTTCCGCAGCCGCTCGTCGGCGCGGAGGTACTCAGTCAGCGCGTCAACAGCCGCAATGTCCATCGCGCCGGCCTGGCGCGCTTCGACGCCCGCCTCGGCCAGCAGCGGCGCGTAGTGCGCGTGCTGGCCGGACAGCGGCGTCTGCGTTCGCACGGTTGCGTCGAGACCGGCGTGCCGCTGCGCGATGGCGAGACTGACGACCTGGCGCTCGGCCCCGCCCGAGTCGAGGCTGCTGACAAAGTGCATGATCCGCCGCACCTGCTTGCCGCTCGGCGCCGCAGCGGCCGGCCGCTGCGAGCGGCGCCACACTGCGGCGAACTGCCGGACCGCATCACGCTCGGCCTGCGCTCGCTCGCTGACCGCCCCGTGCATCGCCACGGCTCGCACGACGCGCAGCACCGAGCGGTCAATCGTCCAAGCGAGGCGTTGCAGGCCCGGCCGGCCGTCAGCGCCCGGCATGGCGCCGTTGAGGCGGACTTTGCCGATCAGCGCCTGCGCAATCGACACGCGCAGCCAGCGGCCGTGCTCGTCGAAGATGGCCCAGCGCACACCCGCGCGGCGCAGGTCGCGCAGCATGCGGCCGCTCGCTTCGCCATGCGGCTTGAGAAACACGGCGGTCGAGCCGGCGCTTCTCAACAGACCCGCGGCGTCGCGATCGAATCCGCCGGGCAACCGCGGGTTCCAGCGGACGTGCTGGAGTTGCGGCGTTGAGGCGCCGGCAACTTCGGGGAGCAGTTCTGCCGTGGCGTCGTCCTGGATGATCACGCATCGCTGCAACCGCGGGAAGAGCAGCCGCAGTTCGGTCTGGTCGAGCCGGCCCTGCGCGACGAGGATGAGCGAGGTGCGCTCCAGCGCCGCAGGCGTGCGGCGGTCGCCGGAGAGGACATGCGCGAGCAGTCGTGCCGCCGTCGCCATGGCTTCAGCGGCTCACCGGCTGGGCGAGGGTAACAGTCTGCACGCTCGGCGGCGCCGGCTGATCGTCGAGCCGACGGAGCCACAGTTCGAGCACGAGCATGGTCCAGACCTGGTAGACGCTGAAGGACTCGGGGCGGCGCTGCGCATTGACCCACCCGGACAGCGCTTTGCAGTCGAGCAGACCGCGACAGCGCCCATCGCCGGCGAGCAGCAATTCGTCGCAAAGATCGATCATGCTCGACCGACTCCACGAGGCGGAGGGCAGGCCGAATCCTTTCTTGGGCCGCTGCGCCCACTCGGCGGGCAGCCGCCGCGCCAGCAGGTCGCGCAGCATTGGCTTGAGCCGCTGGGCCGTGCCGGCCAGGCGCGAGGGCAGGCGGGCGGCGAAGGCTGCGACGTCCGGATCGAGAAACGGGCTGCGCGCTTCGAGCCCGTGCGCCATGGTCATGCGATCCACTTTGGCGAGCACCGCGCCGGGCAGATAGGTGTGCACATCCAGACGCCGCATGCGATGGACGAGCGGCGCGGCGCCTGACATGTCTTCGCGCATCGCGTTGGCGACGTCGAGTGCCGTGAGCGGCATCACGCCCATCCACGCGCCGATCTGCTCGGGCATGAACATCCAGAAGCGCGGCGAGCAGTAGGCATCCGCCGGGTTCCACCGCTGTCGGCGGCTGGCGACGTAGCGAAGGCGATGAGCGAGATTGGCCTGCTCGCGCAACGTCTCGGCGTAGCGCTGGTAGCCGCCGAAGAGTTCATCGCCGCCGTCGCCGCTGAGCACGACCTTGACATCGCGCCTGGCCAGGCGCGCCAGAAGCCAGGTCGGCAGGCAACTGCTGTCGCCCAGCGGCTCGTCGAGGCGTTCGACCACGGTCGGCAGCAGATCGAGCACATCGGGTTTGAGCACGTCGTCGGTGTGGATCGTGCCGAGCTGCGCGGCGGCGTGGCGCGCTTCTTCATGCTCGCTCTCGGCGCTTTCGTCGAAGCCGATGCTGAACGATCGCACCGGTCCATCGATGCAGCGGCGCATGGCCGAGGCGATCAGGGCCGAATCCACGCCTCCGCTGAGCAGCACGCCCAGGGGCACATCGCTCACCAGCCGGCGGCGCACGGCACGGGTGAGCAGCGCATCGAGTTCATCGAGCAGACTGGCCACATCGCGCACGCCGTCGAGCCGCTCGGCGCCGTCGTCGGGTGACCAGTCGAAGTAGCGCTGCGGCTGGCCGGCGCGGGGTTGCAATCCGAGTTGCACACGCATCCAGCAGCCGGGCGGGAGTTTCAGCGTGCCGGGGTGGATTGACATCGGCTGGTGCACGTACTGGAGCAGCAGGTACGTGGCCAGCGCCGCGGAATCGATCGAGGCGTCAAACCAGGGAATCGCTCGCAGCGCCGAGAGTTCTGATGCGCAGGCAAACCAGTGGTCGCCGCAGGTGTAGTACAGCGGCTTCTGGCCGAAGCGATCGCGCGCGAGGATGAGTTCATCGCGCTGGCGATCGAGCAAGGCGAAGGCGAACATGCCGTTGAGGTCGGCGACACCCTCGGGGCCGCGGCGGGCCAGGTGTTCAAGGAGCGCTTCGGTGTCGCTGTGGCCGCGCCAGCGGACGTGCGGCAGGCCGGCCCGGAGTTCATCGGTGTTGTAGATTTCGCCGTTGTACACGATGGTGTAGCGCCCGCAGGCGCTGGTCATCGGCTGGGCGCCCGCGTCGGTGAGATCGACGATGCTCAGCCGGCGATGACCCAGCGCGAGGCGCAGCCGCGGCTCGAGCAACAACCCGGCATCATCCGGCCCGCGATGGGTCAGACGATCGCGCATGCGCACGACCAGCGCGCCCAGAGCGCGATCGTCAAACTGGTGGCCGTGATCAATCAGGCCGACGATGCCGCACATCGGCCCTCCCCTTCAACGCTCGGCGCTGCAGATTCAGTGCCATGTGATTCCAGCGGTGCATACCGCGGCTCGACGTACTGCAGGTGATCGCTGAACAAGCCGTCGAACTCGAGCCCGCACTGCGGCGCGACGCCGCTCATCCCCGGCCGGGCGCGGCGCACCTGCACCTCGCCGACGATCTGCGCCAGCCGCCCCTGCCGCCGCATGGCCAGCGCGAGGTTGA
This window contains:
- a CDS encoding carboxymuconolactone decarboxylase family protein encodes the protein MTGAATARLGAALRRWSNRPLLTRIDRELEDLMPRLKVIDPATASGKARELFEGPLSNKKLNIYRGIANNPGVLEAFLKFSSGVRAGSLTPAEHELIALTCAQGTGCAYCLAAHTKLAAKVGIDAAAAVDARKGRAAVPRHQALLRFTNALLEKRGSVSDADLNSFRQAGFDDAAVVEAIAAVAVNLFTNYFNDVNHTEIDTMFDPAPPI
- a CDS encoding glycosyltransferase, with amino-acid sequence MATAARLLAHVLSGDRRTPAALERTSLILVAQGRLDQTELRLLFPRLQRCVIIQDDATAELLPEVAGASTPQLQHVRWNPRLPGGFDRDAAGLLRSAGSTAVFLKPHGEASGRMLRDLRRAGVRWAIFDEHGRWLRVSIAQALIGKVRLNGAMPGADGRPGLQRLAWTIDRSVLRVVRAVAMHGAVSERAQAERDAVRQFAAVWRRSQRPAAAAPSGKQVRRIMHFVSSLDSGGAERQVVSLAIAQRHAGLDATVRTQTPLSGQHAHYAPLLAEAGVEARQAGAMDIAAVDALTEYLRADERLRKLIRATPTCIRDGVLDVLAELLAHPPDVLHCWLDEPNVLGGIAGLIAGVPRIILSTRNVNPAHFPHLHKPWMQPCYLLLAGESRITLVGNSKAGIEDYARWIGIEPHRFVLLRNAVPPEAFDAPAADDVIAARERLGVAPHQPLVVAVMRLSQEKRPDVFVEVIRRLRLVHADCTAALVGVGPLAASIQRRIESLHLESAVHLLGQRRDVRTLLAAADVVLLTSDHEGTPNCLLEALALAKGVVATDAGGTAEIIEHERTGLLADRGDVGALSAAVSRLLNAPELRDQLGRAGREVIRERFSLPAILERTLATYIR
- the asnB gene encoding asparagine synthase (glutamine-hydrolyzing) — translated: MCGIVGLIDHGHQFDDRALGALVVRMRDRLTHRGPDDAGLLLEPRLRLALGHRRLSIVDLTDAGAQPMTSACGRYTIVYNGEIYNTDELRAGLPHVRWRGHSDTEALLEHLARRGPEGVADLNGMFAFALLDRQRDELILARDRFGQKPLYYTCGDHWFACASELSALRAIPWFDASIDSAALATYLLLQYVHQPMSIHPGTLKLPPGCWMRVQLGLQPRAGQPQRYFDWSPDDGAERLDGVRDVASLLDELDALLTRAVRRRLVSDVPLGVLLSGGVDSALIASAMRRCIDGPVRSFSIGFDESAESEHEEARHAAAQLGTIHTDDVLKPDVLDLLPTVVERLDEPLGDSSCLPTWLLARLARRDVKVVLSGDGGDELFGGYQRYAETLREQANLAHRLRYVASRRQRWNPADAYCSPRFWMFMPEQIGAWMGVMPLTALDVANAMREDMSGAAPLVHRMRRLDVHTYLPGAVLAKVDRMTMAHGLEARSPFLDPDVAAFAARLPSRLAGTAQRLKPMLRDLLARRLPAEWAQRPKKGFGLPSASWSRSSMIDLCDELLLAGDGRCRGLLDCKALSGWVNAQRRPESFSVYQVWTMLVLELWLRRLDDQPAPPSVQTVTLAQPVSR
- a CDS encoding zinc-dependent peptidase → MPIGRLIHWITGFRRRRRRKLRARPFPPPWRGILERRSGSWRRLGPADRAELLGHIQVFLAEKNFEGCGGLAITDEIRVTIAAEACVLLLHREDEYFPLLRSVLVYPTEYVAPTLEHLDDGTVAEDHQPRLGESWDQGSLVLSWADVLSGAENARDGHNVVLHEFAHQIDEQYGLSEADPRTAPNDAARQWAEVFGRAFDRFVGEVHRGRAGPIDPYGATNEAEFFAVVTETFFERPADLRRYDTDLYDQWSRFYRQDPISWRS
- a CDS encoding inorganic diphosphatase — its product is MSPQHASINPFMLVPPGPDVPNTVNVIVEIPKGRRSKFELDKTTGLLKLDRYLYSSAHYPGDYGFIPQTLAEDHDPLDILVMVNEPTFSGCLIEARPLGLFRMTDRGDNDFKVLAVPATDPTFAEFRDLWRVPSHFLREVEHFFATYKQLEDSGDVKTLGWHDAAAAHAEIEESIRRYKDLPSPVAAGS